Within the Chelonoidis abingdonii isolate Lonesome George chromosome 19, CheloAbing_2.0, whole genome shotgun sequence genome, the region CTGTTATCACAGAGGTTGTGCGGTGAGCTTTTCCAGTTTGGGGAAAGAACATGACTGCACTGTGCTGTGCTCCAGCAATTCCTGGCTAGTGGACAGCTAGGCATATCTCACAGCATTCCAGTATCAGACAACTGCAAACAGCCCACTACTCCCTTCATCTGTACCTAGgtgagagagagcacagctgagAACAGAGGCTATGGTCTTAGTCTTTCTGGGAGTTTACCTGCCTCTTCTGAGAATCTAATTCCAACACCAAAGTGTCACGACTGTATCCAACTACATGGGATTAGAGTTTAGTGATTTGTGACTCCCAAAAAAATCAGCGGTTCAGTTAATCATGTGATGGTCTGAATTTATAACAAGACCTGACACTTCTATGACACCTCTAATCCAATAATCTCCATGTGGTTTACCAATGAGCAGGGAATATTATTTTCCTCATTttccagatgaggaaactgaggcatacagaaAATGAGTGGATTACTTATGATCTCAAACACAGACTCAAGAACAGAACCAAGGACTCCTGACTCCCAAgtgcctgctctaaccactagataacaCTGCTTCCTCCATCATTTCTTCAGATGAGAATATGGACATGAGAACTGTCTTATTCAAAAACCAGTTAATGTTTCTTAATTTTGTCCTATTTTGACTGCGTCCTGGTATCACACTAACCTAATGCAGATACCAAAAATCTTCCTTACATATGCCTGTGCACACAAGGGGGTAATTGCTCTATTGTGTCCACCCTTGTGAAGAGATGGCCCTGGACCAAAACTCAGATCCCAATATCCATGCCCTATTATTACTCCTGCCTTTCTCTACTACAAGAATCGGTTTTCTTTTCAATACTACTCTGCTGGAGTTCAGTAGATCATAGCATCTGTGCTAGCTAGACTCAACAAGAAATCCCTTCACATCATCATAAATAATGAAatttttgttaatattacttCCTTTACAGGCAATATGTACATCGAAGAATATTTAGCAAGAATTGGATACAAAGGCTCCCATGAAAAACATGATTTGGAAACCTTAACTGTAATCTTCCAGCACCACATTCGAGCTGTtccatttgaaaatctcagcatcCATTGTGGGGAAATCATTACCTTGGATTTAGACCAGGTTTACAACAAAATTGTAAGGAAGAAGCGTGGTGGATGGTGCATGGAACACAACCAACTTTTATGTTGGGTGCTGAAAACACTGGGATATGACACCACTCCTTTAGGAGCATATATATACAACCTGCACCAAAACAAATATGCTTCCCACATGACCCACCTTCTGCTAAAAGTGGATATTGATGATAGAACCTATATCTTGGATGGAGGCTTTGGCGTATCCTATCAAATTTGGCAACCAATGGAACTTATTTCTGGGAAAGACCAGCCTCAGACTCCTGGCATCTTTCGCTTCACAGAAAACAATGGGACTTGGTACTTTGAGAAAACAAGAAGGAAACAATACGTTCCCAACCAAAGCTTCTCTAATTCTGATCTTCTGGAAAGAAGTGAGTGCAGGAAAATTTACACGTTCAGTCTTGAGCCACGAACAATCAGAGATTTCCAGTTCCAATGTACATATCTTCAGACATCTCCAGATTCCCTGTTTACAAAGAAGTCAATCTGCAGCCTCCAGACCACTGACGGGTTTCGAGCTTTAATTGGGTGGATACTCATTGAGACAACTTACAACTACAAGGACAACACAGATCTGGTAGAATTCACTACTCTTAAAGATGAAGAGGTGGAGAAGACACTGAAAGATAAATTCAGCATCACATTAGAGAGAAAATTTGTCCCAATTAACCTCAAAGGATTGTATGTGATTTAGTGTAGTGCATAAAACATACAATAATTCTATGCAATTGCAGCATCTTTCATAGTCTTTTTAATATGACATTCAATAAATGACCTAAAATCCGTTAATATCAGGTTAAAATGAGAACTCAAGTTCAGAAAAATAGGCACTTCAGAGTCCCTGTTGATTAGTTATCACTGAGAGAATAAATGGAGCCCCCACACACTTTTGTGGGCACAAATTTAGAGACTGGTTTGAGGCTGGATGAAGATCTGAGAGGACATGTGGTCCAGGAAGAAAAAGTTTTCTAGTTGCGTAAGAACACAACTGGGAAAGGAGTACTGGAGTTTTTCTGCTACTGACGTATATACGCTCTGTGACCATTAGAGAAATCACACTGGCTGAAATTTCCAAACTTGGTTGCTTAAATTTAGACACCTGAagatcagaccacttatttaggtcTGAACTGTGGATTTAGAAGTACCAAGCACTCAACTCCatttccccgtctgtaaaatggggataatatacTTCCCCACCTCCACGGTGTGTTAGGAGGAATAATTCATTCATGTATGTAGGGCACTTTAAGGTCCCCAGActtacaagtgcaaagtattatccAATTTCTCTCTGTGATTACTACAACAAACCACACAAGTTAATTATGTTTAGTATGTCCACATTTTTCTTAGGATGCTTTCGTAGTGGTACTAATTCACATCCTGTCTAAAGGATAAATTTTAATATGGTGCCCAAACTTGTTTCTCTATTGTGCCCACTTCCATTCCACATGGCCACAAATTGAAATTCCTTAATGACAGATACAACTGGGAATGTTATCAAGGTGACGAGCATAAAAAGCATCCAACTGAATCAAGTCTATTTAAAGAAACTCCTTGTTAACTAACGAGTCCCCTCTTCTAATAGCTGTGGTTTTGCAATTGCAGTTTCCTATtctaaaaatgtttctctctgtcatgttgctatgtgaaagaccCCAAAAAACAGAGAAACTGACTGTGCAGGGGAAACAGTGTCAAAACAAAGTTAAGAGTAGACTAGTGAGAAAAATAATTCTCTAGTCGTTTTTCCTGATGATAATCTTACATGCTGCTTTTAACAATAGCAGGCTAAAGAAGAGAATCAAGACATTTTCTTTTCGGTGGATAGCTTCCTTGTTCTAACATGATTTATGCAAAACTCTcatgaaatagaaaaatatattaaaaatcaatgaaaacaaGAGCCTTTGTAAGTATCAATTGTAATTAAGTTTTTATTCCCCAAATATCAGATAAGTACTAAGTGTTTCAAATAAAACTCACCACTTTCTCTTTAGCTGGGAGGAATTTTCATCTGGTGCTCACAATCCATAGCACAGAAACCCTTCTCTTCTACGTAGCCTCCTTTATGCTGATAATGGCTCCTTCTCTGGTTGGCTTTAATGTAGCCTTTGACATCCTGGTTATTCCATCCTCCTGCGTCACCTCCATAGGCACCtctgcttctgctgccacctAACTGCTCCTGCTGTCTGCTAAGGGCCTATTCCCTGTAGAGCTCCATATGGGTCAGTCCTCAATCCTCCCACCCTCTGCAAGGTCATTTATAACAACTCTCccacagagatttttttccccagacttgACAATTATTACCAGGTCCTGGCTTTACAGTGTCAGGTCaaatggagctctgctgatttacacctgctaaACATCAGTTTTTCAGCCTGGCAAATTCTCTCTGAGTTGATAAATACAGTAGTTATTTACCTGTGAACACTATACCCCAAACCTCTTGAAAGACAGATAACTAGGCCTAAGAATGGTATTAAATGTAAGAGTCACCAAACCACAGCCCCATACCATTAGGGAGGCCTTGTGATAGGTGCCTTCCcacagggaaagggaaaggaatgaTTAATTCCTAAAAGGATCCGGCAGGAGTCATAGGAGTGATTTATACTCCTGTTATGCTGATAAACACGGGATCTTACATCTACAGGGCAATTCAGCTGACACCTTTCCCttgcaatacattttaaagttaaagTGGACCATCTCTCTTTCAGGCTAGTTTAATAAGACTCCAGACTATTGTGGAGTGTTTTAGCTGCAGTGTTGCAAGTCACATGGCACCAACACTGCTAAAACCATATCCCAACACGTTCAAACTGTATCTGGAATTAGGCAAGCACGGTATCTTGATTTACAGCAACACAAGGCAACTTCGCTTTCAGGCTGAGATGTGAATAATTGTAAAATTAATGGGAGCTGGGTGTTCAAATCCCATAGATGGCTCTGAATAATCTCAGCCTAATGCCCATTACATATACCCAAAGCCCAAGGGAAAATACCATCCATTAACAATTGTATGTGGAGTGTCTTTCAGAAAAGAACTATGAGTAACAAGAGAaaaccagttcaagcttcattTCACCACtggaaaaagcaattaaaaaacaagGAACAAAGTTTAATCAGCTCTTGGATCAGTGGAGGTAAGATACAGGACGAGCACTCACTTCAGCTAGACTCTGCAGCTATGGCTTTTAAGGTCCAGCATCAATTAGATCAAAAGAGACAAGAcaggaagaagggaagggaaggga harbors:
- the NAT1 gene encoding arylamine N-acetyltransferase 1 codes for the protein MYIEEYLARIGYKGSHEKHDLETLTVIFQHHIRAVPFENLSIHCGEIITLDLDQVYNKIVRKKRGGWCMEHNQLLCWVLKTLGYDTTPLGAYIYNLHQNKYASHMTHLLLKVDIDDRTYILDGGFGVSYQIWQPMELISGKDQPQTPGIFRFTENNGTWYFEKTRRKQYVPNQSFSNSDLLERSECRKIYTFSLEPRTIRDFQFQCTYLQTSPDSLFTKKSICSLQTTDGFRALIGWILIETTYNYKDNTDLVEFTTLKDEEVEKTLKDKFSITLERKFVPINLKGLYVI